A window from Triticum aestivum cultivar Chinese Spring chromosome 6D, IWGSC CS RefSeq v2.1, whole genome shotgun sequence encodes these proteins:
- the LOC123145972 gene encoding calcineurin subunit B, with the protein MGNASSMLTQYDIEEVQEHCSYLFSQQEIVSLYERFCQLDRSAKGFVSEDEFLSIPEFSTNPLSKRLLRMVDGLNFKEFVSFLSTFSARASLQQKIELIFKVYDIDGKGKVSFKDLVEVLRDLTGSSMSEQQREQVLTKVLEEAGYTQDSTLALEDFVTIIDHPGLKMEVEVPID; encoded by the exons ATGGGGAACGCGTCGTCGATGCTGACGCAGTACGACATCGAGGAGGTGCAGGAGCACTGCAGCTACCTAT TCTCGCAGCAGGAGATCGTGTCGCTGTACGAGCGCTTCTGCCAGCTCGACCGCAGCGCCAAGGGGTTCGTCTCCGAGGACGAGTTCCTCTCCATCCCGGAGTTCTCCACCAACCCGCTCTCCAAG AGGTTGTTACGTATGGTTGATGGATTGAACTTCAAGGAATTTGTTTCTTTTCTCTCTACCTTCAGCGCAAGGGCCAGCCTTCAGCAAAAGATTGAGT TGATATTTAAGGTGTATGACATTGATGGCAAGGGGAAAGTATCCTTCAAGGACCTGGTAGAGGTTTTACGGGACCTAACGGGCTCATCCATGTCAGAGCAACAAAGAGAG CAAGTACTAACAAAGGTGTTGGAAGAAGCCGGGTACACACAGGATTCCACGCTAGCATTAGAAGATTTCGTGACG ATCATCGACCACCCTGGCCTGAAGATGGAGGTGGAAGTGCCCATCGACTAA
- the LOC123145973 gene encoding BTB/POZ and MATH domain-containing protein 1 has protein sequence MASSVAGGLPSRSAIVADTTSGHHLLTIHGYSRTKDIPTGERVKSHPFIIGGHRWRIDYYPGGVRPEVADYVSLSLILEEDGPAPVKAQYDICLVTKEEEAEQAASMASAPVDEFAPRKGWEYSKFVRRVELESSKYLTNDSFTVRCDIVVVHGYRAAAGMAALVSVPPCDLRENLGRLLDTGMGADVVFEVGGETVAAHRCVLAACSPVFAAQLFGPMKEGNAGVVRVEDMDAEVFKALLRFTYAGLLPETFKEDAVVCQHLLVAADRYGMGRLKLICEQKLCEYIDIGTAATILTLAEQHRCEGLKKACFDFLAAPPNLREVVATDGFQHLIASCPSLMVELMAMSPTH, from the coding sequence ATGGCGTCCTCCGTCGCCGGCGGGTTGCCGTCGAGGTCCGCCATCGTGGCCGACACGACCAGCGGGCACCACCTTCTCACCATCCACGGCTACTCCCGCACCAAGGACATACCCACCGGAGAGCGCGTCAAGTCTCACCCTTTCATCATCGGCGGCCATCGCTGGCGGATCGACTACTACCCCGGCGGCGTGCGCCCGGAGGTCGCGGACTACGTGTCCCTCTCCCTGATACTAGAGGAAGATGGCCCGGCGCCGGTGAAGGCCCAGTACGACATCTGCCTCGttaccaaggaggaggaggcggagcaagCCGCGTCGATGGCGTCGGCACCGGTCGACGAGTTCGCTCCCCGGAAGGGCTGGGAGTACTCCAAGTTCGTCAGGAGGGTGGAGCTGGAGAGCTCAAAGTATCTCACCAACGATTCGTTCACCGTCCGGTGCGATATCGTTGTCGTCCATGGTTACCGCGCCGCGGCCGGCATGGCGGCCTTGGTCTCTGTGCCCCCATGTGACCTGCGTGAGAACCTTGGCAGGCTCCTCGACACCGGGATGGGCGCCGACGTGGTGTTTGAGGTCGGCGGCGAGACCGTCGCGGCACACCGGTGCGTGCTCGCGGCCTGCTCTCCGGTGTTTGCCGCCCAACTCTTTGGACCCATGAAGGAGGGTAATGCCGGCGTCGTGCGCGTGGAAGACATGGACGCGGAGGTGTTCAAGGCGTTGCTCCGTTTCACATACGCCGGCTTGCTGCCGGAGACGTTCAAGGAAGACGCAGTCGTATGCCAGCATCTGCTCGTTGCTGCGGACAGGTATGGCATGGGGCGGCTAAAGCTGATCTGCGAGCAGAAGCTGTGCGAGTACATCGACATCGGCACGGCAGCAACCATCCTGACGCTGGCCGAGCAGCACCGCTGTGAGGGGCTGAAGAAGGCCTGCTTCGATTTTCTCGCCGCTCCACCAAATCTGAGGGAAGTCGTGGCCACCGACGGCTTCCAGCATCTGATCGCGAGCTGCCCTTCTCTTATGGTCGAGCTCATGGCTATGTCCCCTACACATTAG
- the LOC123145974 gene encoding uncharacterized protein codes for MSNMAAKLKPMDVDLEIKPVLLVHLVMASLPKEFEAFVVNYNMSPGTWDIEKTIAMCVQEEDRLKASHGGTLNYVQGHKRKNYNQNNKSSPSKPQGKASYQHQRQQQPFSVDKDTCLHCKKTGHYKKDCPDWLKSIMAKRGIPFDADYAKKRKTH; via the exons ATGAGCAATATGGCAGCAAAGCTCAAGCCCATGGATGTGGATCTGGAGATCAAACCAGTGCTCCTGGTCCACCTTGTCATGGCTTCACTGCCGAAGGAGTTTGAAGCTTTTGTTGTGAACTACaatatgtcacctggaacatgggacattgaaaagacaatagcaatgtgtgtccaagaagaggaTAGACTCAAAGCCTCACATGGTGGTACACTCAACTATGTGCAGGGTCACAAGAGAAAGAattacaatcaaaacaacaaaagttctccttcaaagccacaaggaaaagcttcctatcagcatcagcgtcagcaacagcctttctcagtggacaaagacacttgtctccactgtaagaagaccgggcattacaagaaagactgTCCTGATTGGCTAAAGTCAATCATGGCAAAAAGAG GGATTCCATTCGACGCAGACTACGCTAAGAAGCGAAAGACGCATTGA